A single region of the Sorghum bicolor cultivar BTx623 chromosome 9, Sorghum_bicolor_NCBIv3, whole genome shotgun sequence genome encodes:
- the LOC8069471 gene encoding myb-like protein H: protein MDPNFNGVWSTFEIDMVRSFIASQNTNNTYTNDPNKRHNDIVDELQAWFPGKERHQVTQLYVDLVVETNRVQSNNHQVVGRNALVNENFGMPTEDKNMDMFHGFTLDDVEAMKMVEEPPHRVNTIPKKKRQHPVIAWTQDEHKNFLRGLEVHGRGSWKNISRYFVPTRTPNQICSHAQKYFLRNECTTRKQRFSINDVGLYDIEPQVQKNPSSSEALAFGHSAYNTNYYDFEGQHTVLNTLTHASQASKTRGQHIIGSSSIDSTMVQSNSLGWEALAFTSGANNTNYYEFDGQHDAMNNLACADQASNNQVSTWTKGQQTTTSPIAPMMVQNTSSSWEGLSFDGSSYNTNYYDFGG, encoded by the exons ATGGATCCCAACTTCAATGGTGTGTGGAGCACTTTTGAAATAGATATGGTGAGGTCATTCATAGCTAGTCAAAACACCAACAACACCTACACAAATGACCCAAACAAAAGGCACAATGACATTGTTGATGAGCTCCAAGCATGGTTCCCAGGCAAAGAGAGGCATCAGGTAACTCAATTGTATGTTGATCTAGTTGTCGAGACGAATAGAGTGCAGAGCAACAACCACCAAGTTGTGGGGAGGAACGCTCTTGTGAATGAGAACTTTGGGATGCCAACGGAGGATAAAAACATGGACATGTTTCATGGTTTTACACTGGATGATGTGGAGGCCATGAAGATGGTAGAAGAACCACCACACAGGGTGAATACTATTCCTAAGAAAAAGAGGCAACACCCAGTCATAGCTTGGACTCAAGACGAGCACAA GAATTTCCTTCGTGGCCTTGAAGTGCATGGCCGTGGTAGCTGGAAGAACATATCTAGGTATTTTGTCCCCACAAGGACGCCAAACCAGATCTGTAGCCATGCACAGAAGTATTTCCTTAGGAATGAGTGCACCACTAGGAAACAACGCTTCAGCATCAATGATGTCGGCCTCTATGACATAGAGCCACAGGTGCAGAAGAACCCTTCTAGTTCAGAGGCTCTCGCCTTTGGCCACAGTGCTTACAACACAAATTATTATGACTTTGAGGGACAACACACTGTCTTGAacacactcacacatgctagccAGGCGAGCAAGACTAGAGGTCAGCACATAATAGGGAGTTCATCCATAGATTCAACGATGGTGCAGAGTAACTCTCTTGGATGGGAGGCACTCGCCTTCACTAGCGGTGCTAACAACACCAACTACTATGAATTTGATGGACAACATGATGCCATGAACAACCTTGCATGTGCTGACCAGGCAAGCAATAACCAAGTATCTACTTGGACTAAAGGTCAACAAACAACAACCAGTCCTATAGCTCCAATGATGGTGCAAAATACTTCATCTAGTTGGGAGGGGCTTTCCTTCGATGGCAGTTCTTATAACACAAACTACTATGACTTTGGTGGATAA